A region of the Carettochelys insculpta isolate YL-2023 chromosome 11, ASM3395843v1, whole genome shotgun sequence genome:
tccccacactcacctgcaAGAGTGAGCAAAGCGGAGCCACATGCCCCGActttctctgctctgctccccctgccgTATTGCTCTTGTTCATGGGGGTAGACCCCCGCCACGGGCACCAGGCCCTCCCTGCTAgtttccctgctggctgccacctggccccTTGTCCCTCCCGCTCGTGGCGTctgtgtgtcccctccccacgAGTCTCCCCTGCTCCCAAGTaattcctggggcaggggcagggttggaCACAGGAGGGTGGCTTGTTTACCCTGAGGATACTAGGGTTTTTTTCCAGCCCCATCCAGCCCTCCCCTTGCAACTCTGGGCCACACCTGGGGTCCCTTCCATCCCAGCGTTtcccctctcagctgccccagaTCCAACCCACAGGACCATTCACCCCGTATCCTGCCCTACCATGAGACCAGTGGGCCCATCCACTgcccattcccaccccccacagccagcgaTTATCCCGTACAGTTTCATTTATTTATGCACAGGGGGAGGGGAACCCAACACACTGTCCACGGGGATTACCCGGCGGGGCCATCAGGGGTCGCCACTCTCCCATCGGCCTCGTTGTCCGCTTGGCTCTCGGAGTGGGAAGCACCACAAACAGTAGCCAGGCCCAGCTGGTCGCCGCTCAGGATCTCCAGCCGGTCGTCATCCTCGCTGGAGGGGCAGGCAGTGGCTCGGGGCAGGGCAAAGAATCGGACAAGGCTGCGGATCTCAGGCAGCTCGTAGATGGTCTCCAGGGCCAGCAGCATGGCCAGGAGCCCCACGAAAAGGTAACCTGTGGGGGGAGAGAAGGGTCAGAAGGCTAAGGTGGGATTTCTCCCCTTTCCTCTGTGGCACagtgctgccctcccaccccagtgggaccctgccccactccaacagggcgcagcaccccctgctggacccagtcccgcccctcccccccggggcgcagcgccccctgctggacccagtcccgcccctcccccccccggggcgcagcgccccctgctggacccaGTCCCGCCCGCCCCCCTggggtgcagcaccccctgctggacccagtcctgcccgcccccctggggtgcagcaccccctgctggaccccaccctgccccctggggcGCAGCACCCCCCACTAGACTCCCCTGCTCCCTGCGACACAGAGCTCCTTAGTGGCTGCCTGGCGAATGGCTCACAGGTGATGCTGAGTTTGTAGAGATGGCGCAGCGAGGGGTGGCTGCTGTGACCTGGCACGTAGTCCCCAAGCCCGATAGTGCTGAGCGAGATGAAGCAGAAGTAGACTGACTCCAGGAAGGTCCAGCCGCTCTCCAGGGCCCAGAAGCAGAGAGCGGGCAGCAGGATAAAAAGCCCCAGGACACTCAGTCCCACGACAGCTGCATGGCCCAGTGCGGCGTGGCCCAGCGGGACGCCCCAGCGGGTGTGGAGATACCGCACCGGCCGGTGGCTCAACAGCTCCATGAGTTGCCGCAGGAGGCAGgtagccagcagcagggaggccggcagccccaggagggtGTAGAAGATGCAGAAAACCTTTCCCCCATCCGACAGGGGCACCGTATGGCCATAGCCTGTAGGGAGACAGTcagtggggtggggcacagtGTGGTGTCTCTCACTGCTGACCTGCAGCTCCCCGAtgtcccagctccgccccccccccacatactCCTCCCTAGCTTTGCCAGGGGCACTTACTGCAGAACTGCAGCCCaaacctgcccccagctccaggctcctgGCCACTTCCAGTGCtcgcccccctccttccccaggtttTGCTTCCCCCTCAATCCCtgggccccccgccagccccccagctccctcaggtcagcccccccccagctccaggcttcCCCTCTcagtcccccagctcccccaggtgccccctgaacccccagccctgggcttcccctACCAGCCCCCCAGCTCGGGCCCCCAGCTCCACTAAGTGGGGCTCTCTGGCTCCCCAACCCTGGggtccacctgccagccccccaagctcaggcaccctgacccctccccagccctgggctcccccgaCAGCCCCCCAGCTCGGgccccctgaccccccccccagccccgggctccccctACTAGCCCCCCAGCGGGACCCCCTGACCCCCCAGTGGCCGGAGCCCGCACCCGTGGTGGTGAGGACGCTGGCGGCGAAGAAGAGCGCGGAGCTGAAGTCCCAGTTCTCCTCCCCGGACACGTCGCCCAGCGCGGACACGCCGCGGCTCTCGGCCTCCAGCGCGCGCTCCAGCAGCCGCTCCAGGTCGGCCTCGGCCACGCAGCCGCGGTGCTGCCGCTCGAAGGCGGCGCGGGCGGCCCGCAGCTCCCGGCGCAGCTCGGCCTCCGGCGGCCCCTCGACGCCCACGAAGACGGCGGcgcccagcagcaggaagagccCGTAagcggccagcagcagccagtagcgccaggcctggggcagctccatAGGCCGGCGGCTGCTTCCTGCCCGGCCCCACCTGCCGTGGGGCGCCCcggccctgggccaggcaggtgcGGCCGGTTCCGGCGGCTGCTGagcggggcgcggcgcggcgcgggcgAGCCGGGGTTAACCCTTGCAGCGCTGGCTCGGGGCCAGGAGTCCCCCAGCCTGGCCCGCAGCCCGGCTCCTGGGAGGAGCCCGCCCCACGCCCCCGAAGGGGCCTGGCAAGAACCGACCCCctcagtggggtgcaggagaaacagctcgggagagggagctgagctgagagcccggacgcctgggttctgccccgggggtggaggggctgggagcgtaggggctgggagcccggactccagGGCTCCGTTCTGCAGGGTCTGCTACTGACCTCAGACAGCCTCTTCTCgctcactgcctcagtttcccttcccagcccatgtCCGTTTGTACAGCTCCCACAAGGCTTTCCCCGTGGGTTTGTGCAGCGATAGGCGTCCCGCCgctgccaggcgctgcccagacccccaggGAGAAGCAGCTCTTGCTCTGAACAGCTCCCACCCTCATTAGACCAAGACAGGCTCATTTCTTAGTCTACAGATGGGGGAACTGAGGTGCAGGGGAGAGTCAGGGCGCCACCCGTGATCCTGCATGGGATGTACCGCACAGATAGGATTTGAACCCAAGCGTCCTGCTGTGGCCCCCAGCCGCAAAACCCTCCCCTCATCCAGGGCATAAAGTACCCAGCAAATCACAGAGACCCCAGGTTAATTCCTGACCGCTCcaaagggggttggggaggggggtctACTCCCAGCAGGTCCATGGGGGTCACAGGAGGGTCGCTCAGGGCAGCCTGTGTCTGGCTATTGAGAGTGgctggcggtgggggaggggagtcggTGGAGCATGAAGCTGCCCTACACCCCCAGGGAgtggaagggtgtgtgtgtgtctggaatTGAGACCGACATGgcctctcccctgctgccccgcACACAAAGGGGAGAGGCACAAGGCAGCTGGTTCTCGTGCAAAAATCGTTGGCAAAGCAGCTGGACAGTTGGCGCCATGTTGCCTGTCTCCACCGTGGCCTAATCCCCGCCCAAGGCGTGAAGGCCCTGGCAGGCTGCATGCCCACTTGGCACAGGGGAAACCAGCGCCTCTCCAGGGGCAAAGGGACTGATGCACTGATCCCATCCTGTCTCCTAGAGCAGCCACGTCCCTACcttgcccccaggggagccccggctgcatgcaggtgtcacTGTTGCAGACTCAAAGATTGTGACTGAGCTGGTAGCATTTCATGCGTGCTTTGCACCATGCTGGAGCAGGTCAGACCAGGGGGCCCATCTGTCCTGCTCTCATGGGAGCTGGACTCAGAACCCTGGCAGGTCTGGGGTCTTGgaggtcactcgataacgagtaggacgtcttcatgtcactctcctgtttgagtctgttgatggctgatcagaccGAGCCTGGAACCTCCGGTCTTGCCACAGAAGGGGCcggtgttggcagctgttggaggggcgtggggcagtttGCGACGCTCTTTTCTTCCCCTCCGACTCTCCTTGTCTGCTCAGTgtcaggacctctcaaattgcgccaccccctcatggattaccgctcccccctggggacggtcttgggccaggttctcccaagtgtccacACCGATGCTgcgctttttcatgtgtgcctccaGCACATCCTTATGTCGCTTCCGCTGGCTCCcagcgctcctctgtccttcctccaactcggaagaCAGAATCTGGGTTGGGAGGCGCTGGTcggacatctgaaccacgtgaccagtccaccGAAGTtcttgaatgataatggcttcaatgctggtcacgttcaactcttccaggacgctagtgtcCGTGTGCTTATCCTCCCAAAAGGTGTTAAAGATTCTCCTGatgcagcgttgatgatattgtttaagtgccttcaaatgatgcttgtatgttgtccaggaaCAACCACTGCGtggtacacaaggagctttgtcttgggatagatgtcacagttcttgaagaccctttgtctcaggcgggcTGAAGCAGACTTTGcacggctcagatgatgctggatttccacatcaatgttggcTTTatcagaaagatgacttccaagtaTGGGGAGTGTGCCACGttctccagcagttctccattcacctaaatagaaggtacatgagattgtcccattggtgagggTTGGTGAAGCACCTTGGTTTTTGATCATTATCTTTGGttcccctcctctggggcacctggcattggccactgtcggcagacgggatactgggctagatggacctttggtctgacccagtatggccattctcatgttcttatgtctttttgatgttcagcgtgaggccgagattctcgtgtgcttcagcaaaggcatttaagatggtctgaagggctgcgggagaaagagcagcaaccacgTTGTcgtccatatactggagctccatgctccctgctcgaggtcatggaggtcttgcttttagcctttagtctactgagattgaagattCTAGATTCTACACTGAAGATTCCACAGACAACCTTCACGCCATcgggaagcttgccatcaatgaggtgaaccGTCATGTCGATGAAGATACAGGACAGCGacggggcaatgacacagccttgtttaaCTCGCATTTTGACTTCAAAGGGGTCTCTTTGGGATCTGGtgctgctcaatactgtggcagtcatttTGTCCTGAAGCAGccacaagatgctaatgaattttttgtggcagccgatctttgagaggatggtccaccgggtgctacaattgactgagttgaatgctttggtcaggttgctGAAACTCACGCATaaggttttgttcatgacatttgtTTCGCAGTTGctgggtggtgaagatcatgtccgctgTTCCTTGCAATGGTCAGAAGCCCCACTGGGATTCTggcagaatttcttctgagagtggcaggagtctgcctgcaaggattcaagctaagatttccCTGCCGCTGCCGGGAGagagatgccacgatagtttccacagtccgactTGTCTTGAAGAGACTGATAATCAGTGTGTTTCTGAAATCTTGccgcatctgctccctatcccagatcttgagactcaggaggtggagttgtttgtggagctctggcctgccttctttgaagactttggcaggGATTCCATCTCTTCCGGTTGCCTTGtcgcacttcattgctttgatggcagcttggacctcacgcAGGGtgggaagtgttgcaagatcgtgTGGCAACTTAGACCCAGATAAATGTTCCACCAGACACCAGGATGCTGAAGTCTGGATCAGTGTTGCTGAAGCTTAGACCCCCTCACACTGAACCCAAACCAGGTCAACTGAGGCACAGCTCAGTGTTGCTGCAGCTTAGATTGCACCAAacaatggagaaactgaggcagaactcAGTGCTGCTGCAACTCAAATTGTGGAAACCTGAGGTATAGTTCAGTATTGCTGTCACTAACGTCTCACGCAAACCCCAGGATTGGAGGAACCTTATGTGGA
Encoded here:
- the KCNK7 gene encoding potassium channel subfamily K member 7, encoding MELPQAWRYWLLLAAYGLFLLLGAAVFVGVEGPPEAELRRELRAARAAFERQHRGCVAEADLERLLERALEAESRGVSALGDVSGEENWDFSSALFFAASVLTTTGYGHTVPLSDGGKVFCIFYTLLGLPASLLLATCLLRQLMELLSHRPVRYLHTRWGVPLGHAALGHAAVVGLSVLGLFILLPALCFWALESGWTFLESVYFCFISLSTIGLGDYVPGHSSHPSLRHLYKLSITCYLFVGLLAMLLALETIYELPEIRSLVRFFALPRATACPSSEDDDRLEILSGDQLGLATVCGASHSESQADNEADGRVATPDGPAG